One genomic segment of Trichoplusia ni isolate ovarian cell line Hi5 unplaced genomic scaffold, tn1 tig00003998, whole genome shotgun sequence includes these proteins:
- the LOC113508161 gene encoding proline-rich protein HaeIII subfamily 1-like: MKTLIHRWLLLLGLSLTWAKEADLPLCPTNLQYFPQNLPMHCRMPGNSDSNQNPGQYPGMQQPFGTMPPYYQSPPPNKQPNPIPIPIPPFPGMPGQMPMPPGMGGPMGPPMPVLPPVGGPMPMPMPMVGGPSHKLPVIVMPFYSPDHSFKRPPTESPHKKDKPKTKKKKKKKKSHDSDDDDESSDDDSSGDSSDRGHGHGHGSDETRLVARS, translated from the coding sequence ATGAAGACATTAATACATCGTTGGCTATTACTTTTAGGATTATCGTTAACATGGGCAAAAGAAGCTGATCTACCATTATGTCCTACGAATCTTCAGTATTTTCCCCAAAATCTGCCCATGCATTGCAGAATGCCAGGAAACTCGGACTCAAATCAAAACCCAGGCCAATACCCCGGAATGCAGCAACCGTTTGGCACGATGCCACCGTACTACCAAAGTCCACCACCAAATAAGCAACCCAATCCTATTCCGATTCCAATACCACCTTTCCCAGGAATGCCAGGCCAGATGCCAATGCCTCCAGGCATGGGAGGTCCCATGGGCCCACCCATGCCAGTGTTGCCACCCGTGGGGGGACCTATGCCTATGCCAATGCCTATGGTAGGCGGGCCCTCACATAAGCTACCAGTAATAGTCATGCCATTTTATTCGCCAGACCATTCATTTAAAAGGCCGCCAACTGAATCGCCACATAAAAAGGATAAACCGAAgacaaagaaaaagaagaagaaaaagaaatctcATGATTCCGACGACGACGACGAAAGCTCTGATGACGACTCGTCTGGAGATTCATCTGACCGCGGACACGGACATGGTCACGGTTCTGATGAAACACGGCTGGTGGCAAGGTCATAA
- the LOC113508159 gene encoding putative uncharacterized protein DDB_G0271982 codes for MRVEEEVKNEDNNVLEVVQKSVEETTKTEVREKEREREREKDREREKDREREKDRERDKERERGREREREKERERDKVREWEKEKEMDVMKAESKEKSAEEETEDKLTNNQPVQKGHVRKHRQRRIGNLISQPGLDP; via the coding sequence ATGAGAGTTGAGGAAGAGGTAAAGAATGAAGACAATAACGTTTTAGAAGTTGTTCAGAAAAGTGTAGAGGAAACCACCAAGACTGAGGTAAGAGAGAAAGAGAGGGAAAGGGAGAGGGAGAAGGACAGGGAGAGGGAGAAAGACAGGGAGAGGGAGAAGGACAGGGAGAGGGATAAAGAGAGGGAGAGAGGAAGGGAAAGAGAAAGGGAAAAAGAGAGGGAGAGGGACAAAGTGAGGGAGTGGGAGAAAGAGAAGGAGATGGACGTGATGAAAGCCGAGAGTAAAGAGAAAAGTGCCGAAGAAGAAACAGAAGATAAATTAACGAATAACCAACCTGTACAAAAGGGGCACGTCAGGAAACACCGGCAAAGAAGAATTGGTAACTTAATAAGCCAGCCAGGACTCGATCCCTag